In Streptomyces sp. NBC_01717, one DNA window encodes the following:
- a CDS encoding response regulator — translation MVDGTARTITLIVVDDHPVVRDGLRGMFESAPGFEVLGEAADGVEGVDLAARLDPDVVLMDLRMPGGGGVEAIAELTRRGARSKVLVLTTYDTDSDTLPAIEAGATGYLLKDAPRDELFTAVRAAADGRTVLSPAVASRLITRVRMPAGAADQSLSARERQVLELVAKGTSNREIAAELFISEATVKTHLTHIFGKLGAKDRAAAVAVAYDRGILG, via the coding sequence ATGGTTGACGGAACCGCACGCACCATCACCCTCATCGTCGTCGACGACCACCCCGTCGTACGGGACGGTCTGCGCGGCATGTTCGAGTCGGCCCCGGGCTTCGAGGTCCTCGGCGAGGCGGCCGACGGCGTCGAAGGAGTCGATCTCGCCGCCCGCCTGGATCCCGACGTCGTCCTGATGGACCTGCGGATGCCGGGCGGCGGCGGAGTCGAGGCAATCGCCGAACTCACCCGGCGCGGTGCCCGCTCCAAGGTGCTCGTCCTCACCACGTACGACACCGACTCCGACACCCTCCCGGCGATCGAGGCGGGAGCCACCGGCTACCTGCTCAAGGACGCGCCCCGCGACGAGCTGTTCACCGCCGTCCGCGCCGCCGCCGACGGCCGCACCGTGCTGTCTCCCGCGGTCGCCTCCCGGCTGATCACCCGGGTGCGCATGCCCGCCGGCGCGGCCGACCAGTCGCTGTCCGCACGCGAGCGCCAGGTGCTCGAACTCGTCGCCAAGGGCACCTCCAACCGGGAGATCGCCGCCGAACTGTTCATCAGTGAGGCAACAGTGAAGACCCATCTCACCCACATCTTCGGCAAGTTGGGTGCCAAGGACCGTGCCGCGGCCGTCGCGGTCGCCTACGACCGCGGCATCCTCGGCTGA
- a CDS encoding sensor histidine kinase, translating into MGTGRTGRSTAAVTTAEQGWEQFFRYGPYGLLGLATVVSAMSADLIMSRTGMYVAGALVPVALMLQLWWSRIRHRPAGRSWAPSVYFVVRTVLAFVLTWSNPFFSMFALLGYFDAARLLSKRAARVGMLATAVTMAGSQCGSGFPPDTLTNWTAFGILLALHSTLVLVFAQLDTRQAEQARTQLDTIDELESANARLERALAENAGLHAQLLVQAREAGVADERSRLAAEIHDTIAQGLTGIIAQLQVVTSTAESDPALARVHLDRAAALARHSLGEARRSVSNLVPAALAHDDLPEALGKTVASWAERTGVRAECTVTGTAEPLHDEVGSTLLRIAEEALSNVGRHSGATRVGVTLSFMGDEVTLDVRDDGCGFDPVALPPYRGSDGFGLGGMRARAERMAGAVVVESEPGNGAAVCARVPLVPQR; encoded by the coding sequence ATGGGAACGGGGCGCACCGGCCGGAGTACCGCAGCGGTCACTACGGCCGAGCAGGGGTGGGAACAGTTCTTCCGGTACGGGCCGTACGGTCTGCTCGGGCTGGCCACCGTCGTCTCGGCGATGTCCGCCGACCTCATCATGAGCCGTACCGGGATGTACGTGGCCGGGGCGCTGGTCCCGGTGGCGCTGATGCTCCAGCTCTGGTGGAGCCGGATCCGGCACCGGCCTGCCGGGCGGTCGTGGGCCCCGTCGGTCTACTTCGTGGTGCGCACCGTTCTCGCCTTCGTGCTGACCTGGAGCAACCCGTTCTTCTCCATGTTCGCGCTCCTCGGCTACTTCGACGCGGCGCGCCTCCTCTCCAAGCGGGCCGCACGCGTCGGGATGCTGGCCACCGCCGTCACCATGGCGGGCTCCCAGTGCGGCAGCGGTTTCCCGCCGGACACACTGACGAACTGGACGGCCTTCGGCATCCTGCTCGCCCTGCACAGCACCCTCGTCCTCGTCTTCGCGCAGCTCGACACCCGGCAGGCCGAGCAGGCCCGTACCCAGCTCGACACCATCGACGAACTGGAGTCCGCCAACGCCCGTCTCGAACGGGCCCTGGCGGAGAACGCCGGCCTGCATGCCCAACTCCTGGTCCAGGCCCGCGAGGCGGGGGTCGCCGACGAACGGAGCCGGCTCGCCGCGGAGATTCACGACACGATCGCCCAGGGGCTGACCGGCATCATCGCCCAGCTCCAGGTGGTCACCTCCACCGCAGAGTCCGATCCTGCGCTGGCCCGGGTGCACCTCGACCGCGCCGCCGCGCTCGCCCGCCACAGCCTCGGCGAGGCACGCCGGTCCGTGAGCAACCTGGTCCCCGCCGCACTGGCCCACGACGACCTCCCCGAGGCGCTCGGGAAGACGGTCGCGAGCTGGGCGGAACGTACGGGTGTACGCGCCGAGTGCACGGTCACCGGCACCGCCGAGCCGCTGCACGACGAGGTCGGCTCCACCCTGCTCCGGATCGCGGAGGAAGCCCTCTCCAACGTCGGCCGTCACTCCGGGGCAACCCGGGTCGGCGTCACGCTCTCTTTCATGGGCGACGAAGTCACCCTGGACGTACGGGACGACGGCTGCGGCTTCGACCCGGTCGCCCTGCCGCCGTACCGGGGCTCGGACGGGTTCGGCCTCGGCGGCATGCGTGCCCGCGCCGAACGCATGGCGGGAGCCGTCGTGGTGGAGTCGGAACCGGGCAACGGGGCGGCGGTCTGCGCCCGCGTCCCCCTGGTTCCTCAGCGATGA